The DNA sequence ATTATAACATTATTCTAATCGCAACAACATAATCAAATAAGAATAAACAAGTACATAACAACTGAAAACTACATTTCAACTTAAAATTTGCCCCAAAGTTCAAAAGTATAAAAGTTTTTTCTTCTCTTATTCTGTGGTTTTGTTCTCCACCAGTGTTAGGAGTCTCTATATCTTCTAGTTCATTCTTTTCTTCTGTCCTTTGCACTTTTTGTTCTCTGCCATTGTTAGGTGGAGACGAAGGTGGGACCGGTGTTTTCAAGGTTTGTTTGCCCAAGGGCCAGTACACAGCAGCAAAACATACAAAACGAAGCTCGCTATAATTATACGCTAGTACCAGACATCAAGCTATGGGGTAGTCCCACATGAAAGGAAATAAATGTAAAGCAATTCAAGAGGGAACGGGGAGAATTGGATACATTTGGCAAAACGAACCAATCAGGCAAAAGCGCGAGGGCCTAACATAAACAATATTACAACCCGTCCTTAACATACCCCCCTTGTCTACTTCGTGTTTGTCCCCAAACACAATAAATTATGAAACAActatttcaaaagaaaaatgaacTTGGATCTAAGATCGTCCTATGCTCATCCTCCGAGTCTATTAATACTGGATTCTGTCGGCTTCCCTCTGGATACTCAGACATAGAACTGCTCTCGGAAGAACAATCTGAATTatagtattgcgatgtagacacgaaactgctttcggaagaatctgaattgcAACATGGCGATGCATGAAGGCACTCCATTCCTCCCATCATGGGACTGCTACAAGAACTAGAGCATTGTGGCGATGCAGGTGGATATTCTGCCCCTCCCGATTTAATTGGGTATAAATCAAGAAGTTCGTCGAAGTGATGCGGGTTAAGCATAAGGGTGTATCTAATGCCATTGCTGATGATTTAAGTCTCCTCTTTCCGCAAGAGCTGCAGTTTTTCTTTGAACGAGAGACTTGCCATCTGTGTAAGAAGCAGGACAGAACATGAAATCCACACAAAGCTGGCGTCGTATACAACAAAATTTCGTCAAAGTTGGTGAAAATACTTTCTTTAATTTATTTCACCAATGTCCATCTTACCTTTCCTCAACTTAGGCAGTAGGCCACCACTTATACATCTTCATGCTCTGTGgcattctatttttttcttaatcttCTTCCAATTTAACCCAGCTCCTTCTTGTGAAAAATTCcgtgtgggaacggtgcaggtttcaataaaaaacggggggggggatgcTGTCTGGGtttagaaaaataatagtataaataataacaataataataataataataatagaaatggTAAAAAAGAAAGATTTACTTTGACcttaaaagttatttttttgctcatCTGCAGCAGCATCTCTTCATCAATCTCGTCTCCAAAGGTTTCTTTGATTGACGCCCGCTCTGTGAACTATCTAAAATACATTAATAATAAAGGGATCATATTTTCATAATCATTCATTTTCGTTTCCTGTGGTACGCTCTCCTCTCCGCTCGCCACGAGAAAAGGGAGGTCAATTGAGGGGTGTTCTGTATATCGACCGCGTCCTCGTAGTCTGATGGCGGCTCTTCCTCCCTCTGCCAATTGAAAACGCAATCCTATACCTTGTGCTCTCTGCATCCATTGTGGTCTTACTGGCATCCTCCCCGGATGTGCCCGCTTTGGCTGCAGTTGTGGTAGGGTAACATTCGGCACTCTACAGGTCCACAGTTGACATGGATACGTCAAGGTAATTCCGACCTCACTGAAATTCAGGTAGTTCGGGATGTGATCCCTTAGACGCATTCATACATTGGCGTAACCCGTTCTCTATAGTGCTGTCATTAAGCTTTCCCCTTCTCACAGTGAGTGGGAGATGAGTTCGTCGGGGAACTTGTAAGGTGTGCCATATATCGTTATGCAAAACACTGGGTGGTCGACATCATTAATCACCAGCACCTTAACGGGGAGTGCCCCCTTATAATCAGGCTTTCTCTGACTTTAAAAGTCCTCAGCGTGGCAACCAGAGTGCTTTGGTTCAGTTTCTGGAGCAGCAAAATGTCTTTTTGTTCCATCCCAGCGTCCTTCAAGGCTTCAAGCCAGTCGTGGCTGTTCGGTGCTGACTGGGGAATGCTCAGTGTTACGCTGGTTCTCTTGGGGCCTAGAGATTGGTTTCTTCCTCTTTCTGACTGTTGCAGAATCTTTGTAAGGTTCTCTTTAAGCTGAACTACTGTATACTGCTTCTTAAAACTCGACTTCTGAATAACGTTCTTATCAGGGTAAACAGCCCCTTGTACTTTCTTCCTCAACGATACCGTATACCCAAATGGCTTCATTTCGGgtgaaatttttttattatgacaTTCGATGACAAAAGGCACACTCTAGatgttagcgaaaaaaaataccaccaaaatcttaaatactccgccagatattcaagaaaaaccGAATTCGAACGAGTGTAGCGTTATTCTCGAAGGCGTCAATAATCCTGTTTACTTAGCTCAAAGTCCCTTAGATCAACATCTGGGCAACTTAGTTTTACGGCTTTTCCCTCTAATTAGCATacaagcgcgtcagtatcatttTCGACTTTTTATCCGAGATTTATCCGTATTTATATCAACTTCATAAGCGTTTACTCTAAATTTTGCATAGTTGTAAACTACGCCAAGATTAAGTAAGAATCCTTTGCTTCCTTCGAAGAAGGCTAAGCGAGGAAGAAAgcccaaaacaaaacatagaGTTGTCTCCGTTCGCAGTCTTTTTAAGTTTTCCGCGCTCTTCTTTTCTTCGGTTAAAGCTCGCTTCGGTCTAGGCATCTTCCATCACTTGCACGACTAGCGCTATGACATTTGAGCGCCTAAAAATTTTCCCGCTGCGTGTAGAGCGTGCAATGtgattggttgccatacgcGGCTCTATTTGCTCTTCGTCTGTCATTACCGTAACGCTGCCTCTAATGTCTACACAACTTCAATCCCCGATATCTCGCAATCAAATTTCACCCCATCTTACTCTAAATATGTAAATTAAAGGTAAACTTCTAACCGCCCGACTCCTGCGCAACTTGGCAAGCGTCTAGTTTAGATATTGTTCTGTCAAACCGTGCCGCGGATAATCAATAGCTTTTTTTGCTACGGACTTAAATTAGCGCGTTGTAGCCAAAGAAGCAAAATTATTCGACGCCTAACTTTGACCCTTGATTATTAACCAACGAGGCTGTGTGACGTCAAATGTAGACACGGTTTGTCAGTTCAGTACATGACGAAGGATATAAAGCAGATCCCGGGATGTTACGCGCTTTTGGTGTGTATAAAAAATTCGCATGTTTAAAAGTGGTCGATTTCGCACTTCGGACCCGGCAAAAGCACTCAAAATTAAGCGCGTATAAAAAATGGTTATTTTAGGAGGAAAGTACAATCATTAAGCTTTaaattgatatatagtttgttggCATTTGCTTTAATCCGACGCAAGCGCGAGCAATTTTGCCGGGACGATCGGGGTAAATACTGCTTGGGTCTACGATATCCTTAAATGCAGTTACGCGTGCTAAGCCAAGCCTCCACACTGAGGTCAATCAAGAATCTCTTCAGTAGGCTTTCAAAGACCACCATGTTCCTCTATCTTCTCCACTAGCTTTCCTCTCTTATCTGTTTGCTGGCCTGGCAGTTGTTACACGAGATGTTTAGCAAGCATTTTCTTAGTTTGACCAGTAattgtcaaacacaagctcaAGGATCTGCTTGTCATTGTATGCCAGTAATCACTGAGTTCAACCAACTTATTGAAAATGGCATCCTCAGTCCTGGAAAGAGCCTTTCTTTTCCTATGAGGACATCTTCAGCATCATAACTACACTCTCGTCCACATATCAATGTGCTGATATTTTTTGCTATCAGCTATTTAGTATTGAGAATTTACTTCACTCGGGGCCCATTTTTGAACTTCGTAAAAGTCATCAATATAACGGCAGACAACTTCCTTTttgctgagaaaaaaaaaggttaccCCTCTTCTTTATGCTCGAAATATTTGACGGAAGGTTGAGATCAGGCTTTAAACAGCTTAAAGAATTTCAAACAAGAGACTCATGTGTCCCATAACTGCCATCATGCATAACAATGGAATCAATTGTTCGAAATAGCCGAATTTGCCAAAGCAAACTCTTGACTCATCATTCCATCTTACCAAATGCCAGGCTCATGTGAAAAGCTATGTCTTATCTGTTTGCTGGCCTAGCAGTTCTTCCCCGAGATGATCAGCAAACATTTTCTTAGTTTTGACCAGAAATTGTCAAAGTGCACTACTTGTCCTTCCAGTAAGAAAAGTAAATCACACCATGGAATTTTATTCGGTGACCACCTGGAGTCGTTCAAAAATATGCATTCGGCAACATCGACCCCTACCAAGGTAATTGACCGTCACGGTTTGACCGTCTACCAGCTCATGCATAAACAATTAGTTCGGCGGGGGCTTTTAATGAGATTATTTCCAGGCAATTCACAATAATTTTTTCTCTAAAAGTATATATTCGCAGTTAATGTTATTTCATATAATGGCAAGTTACAGGTGCGGAGGTGAAGCACCCAAAAATTACGAACGCCTTTGTTTTTGTGGAAAAACAGAAAGTGATAATGTCTATGTTTATGTAAAGATACTTTATCTCggaagcttttttttttgtgttttattttcatagtTGCTTTCTAAACTATTTGCGCTCAATATTTTATCCGATGGCCTATATACTTTATTACAAGCTGAATACCTTATTCGTTGAGGCTATTATGGTATCAATAGTAGGTGGCATAAGCGATTTAAAAGTAGATATAACTATTTTGGAATTAATAAATGCAGTAGAAACCcacaaaatttatttaaaatacacCTACTTTGAAATACTGTAAACTGCCTCGTTTTTAATTGAAACCTTGATATTCTTCACACAAAgataatttattttgctaaCATGTGGTACAATTGTTTCTAATTTGTTCAATTTCCAGGGGGGAGGGTTACAATCAACTAACATCCAAAAACGCATATACATGCCACGTTTCATAGATAcatctttgtttatttttaatagctGTTCCAATATCACAACCCCTATAAAATGCCAAAGGCAACCAGGGTCATACATTGGCCCTTCTGCCTCTTTGTTGTTGTCCTTGCGCTTCTTGCGTTTAGCTCTCTGAAACTCTTCAGTTTGGCATCATCAGTGGACTTCTGAGCTGCACCATACAGTCTTTGCTGGTCTATAGCAGTAAATCCAGCAAGATTTAACTTCCCCACCTCAAGACGGAGTCCTCTTAGCATAGCTGCCAGGGTGTGGGCACCACCAGCAATCGTGCAAGCCGAGACTACAGTTTCAGGGCCACCGAGGCACAGGGGCAAATGTCCAACAAGGTGATTTAGGGACTCATTTTCGTTTTGAGTGAGCCCCTTTGCAACACTTTGTAGCAAGTCCCTCTCACAGAGAGCAAGGAATGTAAAAAGGACCTGCCGAGTCCACCTTCTTTGGTTCGAAAGTGGAGGTCCCATTCGCTTGGCCTATTTGCCACTTGCACCAGGACTTAGAACCAGCTGGGCAGTAATGGTGCTGGGGTTCTTCCTCTGTTGATGCATAATGGTGCAGATGGCCCGTACAGCTCTCTCCATTGCATCTACGTCTCCTTTATTCTGGCGCAGGGCTTTCCCCATAATATCTCTGGAATGTGTCAATCAAGTTGTTTGTCAGGCGGTTAAAGAGTTTCTAAAAATGAAATCAGTTTTAGTTTAACCGTCTAGCCTAAAATTCCATCGACCTTTTCCCGAAAACCCCACGACTTCATCAAAAATTAGCAATTGTTGTCTACTCTAGTAGATACcactttttctatatttttggcttgcttgaaagGACTGGGGCGAGCCTGAGATTTGACCTTTCGACCCCGGATGTGACGCAAGGTGTTTTACAATAACAGTAGTATCATACGTATATTTGGTCCGCTTTTGGTCcgctaggggaggggtggtcaaGCTCGATTCTGATTGGTGGATATATGGTCcggtgtgtgacgtcacaggtggTGTTAGCCAATGGGAATGGAGATATCTGGTTAGGGGTGTGACGTCACGCGGTACAGGGATTGGCTCCCGCGCGCGCGACGCCACGGTGACGTCAGCGCGGGAAAGGATATAACGGTGCGACGTAGTGAGACGAAAGCTACCTCACAcacctgagaaaaaaaaaaatgtcaaagacCTATGTAATGGATGTTGAGAAGAAAATGGCAGAGACACATATTACTAAGCACCATGGAGGAGAGCCAGAGACGAAGGAGAAGCGCCTAGTCAGGGAAGCACTGAAAGCGGAGAGGAGCTTGGAGAACCCTTGGGGTGAGAAAGAGCTCGAGAAGGAGGTGAATGTGGAGCTAGGAGCGTGGATGGAGCACGTGGGCGTGTGGGGTAAGGACTTCGACTGGGAGGAGTGGTCAAAGATAAGAAAGGAGGACGTCGCAGCGTACAAGGAGAGGAGCGCACAACGTGCGAAGTCGTTGGAGGAGGACTACCAAGCGGCACTGAGCAATGGGAGCGCCGCTACCTGCCGTTGCATGAACCCATGGGAGTGCACGGGGTTACCAGAAGTGGTCAGCCCAACCTTTTTGAACATCCCTAACATCCCTCTCAATATCCCCATCGACAAGGTGAAGAAGGAGGGTGAGACCGGCAAGAAAGGGGTGACGTTCGAGATGCCTGACGCCCGTGATGCCAACAAACTGGTGCAAGCCACCAATTTCTACATCTACAAGGTGATGGCTACCGCCGTTGACGCACTCATGTTTAAGTCCGATGCAAACGAGAGCTACTTCACAAACCCAAACCTCTATAGGCAACGCTGGGTCAAGTATTTCGACCACGTTAAGTCGAAGGCTACTGACGCCATCTGGTTTGGTACCAAACTACTGAATACAGCGCTGAGGGTATCCCCGCCACTACCTGATCTCAAGAATTATATTGGAGCGGTACTTGCTCTCCTCACCCCAGATGAGTTGATAGAGATGATGCAAGATTGGGTGGATGGCAATACGAACACACCAGAGCTGATAAGAAGGGGAGAGAAGACGAAGAAGGCTGTTTTTCACCTAATACGCCAGGTTGCCCTAGGCATAGTGGAGACATACCCCTACAACGATGAgtagggtgtttttttgtgaaaaagaGAGGACACTAGTCTTATGCTTGTAGCAGTTTGTgcaattttttaataaaaaaggatATAGTAAAGAGAGAGTTGTCTTGTTTACAaaactactttttttttttttttagctaccCCTTATTCGTAGTAAGTGTCCATTATCAGTCCTAGACTAAAGCGCTGGAACTCCTCTATCTCTTCTTCCGTTGGGAGGTGTGCAATCTGTGCGGGGGACTCTATGGAATTCACATGGCGTTGTACCACTGCGTCTATGTGGGCTCTGACCTGTTCGTAGATTCTTGGGTCTACAAAAGAGGAACGGGAGGTTGGGTGGTTTACTGACATACGCTCCATTATATAACGTACGTTGCCTGCTTCCATCTGTGACTGTACCTCTGGTCCTTGTTGATCCGAGGGTGGTGGAGTTATAcgtgatggttgtggtggtgatggttgcgGTGGCGTCAGGCGCAAGCGTAGTCGCGGGAGAGGTGGATGTCCCCTACGCTGCAATAGGCTAAGTTGCGCCAGGTTCCGACTGGTTTCTTCAGTGCTTTGGGCCGTGGGTGTCCGTACACGTGTGGGTGATGGTTGTCTTCTGAGTTGTCTTGTTCTTTGTTGGTTAGTGGGGAAGGGGCGTATCGTCCTCCCCCTGCGTAGGTTGTAGACAACTTGTTCACTGTTCCGTACATCGCTTGCAACCTGCAGGGGGAGTAATGTGTTAGTTGTGTTCTTACCCTAGCAACACCAATAGTAGTACTAGTAGTATTATTAGTGATCCCCCCACCGAGTTTATTATCCAAACTAGACGTGTTAGTCGTTTATTATTCTCTTGTATCACCTGTTGCTCGTTGGGCGATGGTGTCCGTGTAGCTGCCTCTCTATCCACCTCTTCGgtttcgttgttgttgttgttattgttgttgttgttgttgttgttgttgttgttgttgttttggtaATCTGCGCGTACTTGCATTAGGGCTAGGGCTATTTGTCTGGCACGATACCGTTGGGATCTGCGCGAGTGTTGTGGGTTGGCTGGTTGGTTGGCCAATAACACCCCTTCGTCGTCTTCGTCCTCGTCCTCCCCATGGCGTTCGGCCCAAGTGGTAGGGGGGTTGAGTAGTGAGTGGAGTAGTGAGTtgtcttcatcttcatcttccGGTGAGTTGTCTTCATTCTCATCCTCCGTTTCGTCACTGTTGCTGCCATCGTTCTGTTCCGTGTAGTCGCGGCTCCAGGGATGGTCGCGTGAGCGCCATCCTATAGGGTCATGGGCGTACCTCTCCCATAGGAAGTGGGAGTAGGGGGGCGGTGGTACCACAAAGGTGGCGTCGTAGGTCTCCCAAACCCATTTACCGGTTGGTAAATCTAAGGCCCACGCAGCGTAGGAATCTTTGAAGGCGTGGACGTAGGATTGTGGATGGAAGAGTGAGGTGTCCACGTTCTCCATGAAGGCAACCCTATCGCTTTCGTATTGGGCTCTTTTGTCGTGCCCCTCTGGGGGTGGTGGCGGTGTGATATCCTCCCTGAGCCAATGATACTCGTTATTTGCGTCTACTTCCCAAAGCCACTCACCGTACTTAGTGATTTGGTTGTTGTATTGGTGGGAGAAGGTGCTTATTGAGCGGCGTGGGAGTAAGAGAGGGAGCTCGAAGTCGTGGCGGTCTTCCTTTTCGCATATTTTTTGGGCTATAGGGTCGCATCTCCTGCACAGCACCCCAATGAAGAAACGACTCCTGTAATGGGCGGGGTAGAGTGCCATGAATTGTTTGAACCGGTCGAAGGCTGGCTGTATTTTGGTCTTTTCCTCTACGATGATTTGCTCCGCTGGGTGGTCATCGTACATGGGTTTAAAGTTACTGTCGACCCATAAGACCACCCCTCTTGTCGTATCTGGGAAGACGTACCTACAGTGTGGGCATGTGATACGTTCGGTGCGGTGGGTGTGTATCCATTTCCAGAAGCATTGCTGATGGCATGATTGTCCACAACAGGGTAGACGGCTCAATAGGGTGAGGGATGTGTTACTGGTCTCCCTGTCGTCTTGGCAAATGATACACGCCAACCTCTCAGAGTTGTAGATGTCCTTTGCTAGTTCACAGAGCTTTTTGGTGGGAGGCTCTAGGTGGGATGCCCTAGCCATAGTTGTGCTAGTGTGAGAGTATTTCAGGGTGAGTGCTGCAATTTATACGCTTGTGGGGTGACGTCAGCTCTGACGTTTTATGGGGAAGTGTGCTGTGATTGGCCTAGAGTTTTGGGTACTACTCTCTTATTGGTTTAGGTGTTTCTTTTGTGATATAACAAAGTGTGTGATTGGGTAGTATTGTACATCGATGCTGATTGGTTTGTGAGGGTGTTTCCAACCTATATATAAAAGGGTGAGGGCTTATTAACGCGTTTCTTTGTGCATCCATGGCGCCAGTGTGGGAGGAAGCTTTCACCTCGTTCGTCAGAGGGTGTTCGTTTGGGGTTGGTCTCTTTTTTGGCGCACGTATCACTTTCTCCTTATTGTGTTGGGAATTTACGGAATGGCTACAGGGAAAGATCCCAGTGGAGAGCAAGAGAGTGGAAGATGGGTCAGTGGATGGGAACAGTGGGGAATGATACCAGGCATATTGGACTACACCAATTATGTACTGCGTGGGCCTTTCCACGACACGCTCCGTGGTCCCTTTGAACCATGTGTTGCGCAAGAGGGTGTCTTCCAGAGCATTACATGTATCCTCGACGAGGATGGGTTTTATGTGAATGGCGTGTTCCATTGCAAGGAGGTGGGGTTCTTTCATCACAATGACGAGGTGATTGGTAGACACTTCACCTTCCCTATGAGGTACAGCGAGCTCTCCCAAAAAGACAGGAGGGTAGCACGCTATGTCACGCAAAATGTCACAGGGCTGAAGTTTGACCTTACAGCTGGCTCCAGCATCCCTCACGCTGAGCTGGGACGTGTCGTCAAAGGGTGGTACGATTTCTACGGTCAAGGGGGAATTGTTGGGTACAAGGGTGGTAGCTGCGAGCGTCGGCTCCTTATGGACCTTAGCATTCCTTTCGTGAACTTGGAGGTGTTTGGTTGTCCCAAGTACCAAGAGTTGCATGAGCACTACAGCAACATGCACGTGAGCTTTATGACGGGTGCTCACGAGAAGGCATGTAGGCATCATCTTTACTCCGCCTTCTCCGACACCCCCAAGCACTGCCCCAAGGCTGAGGTCTATTTGTTTGGCAAGTGGTTGAGAACCAACCAACGGCGTGTGTGCATGTTTACCGACCCTGAGAGCTGTCTTGAGTACGACAAACGGATGGAGTGCTataacctccaaaaggatgTAGAGGAGTGTAATAAGATATGGAAATGTACCCACCCTGTGTGTGGGGGCGCTGGTGTTGtaagggagggggtaggggatAAGAAGAAGAGCCTACTTGAACTAACTAGGACCTACTAGTAAGGGTCATTACAGTACACATGTATTAAGGTGTTTTTTAttgctattaaaaaaaaaagagatcgtgCGTTACAGTGTATTGCTTTCCTCTCAAAGATCGTCCCATcgttctattgttttctttggTTTCTTTCTTCTCGCACCACTCCCGGTTGGCTTTGGGGTTGTAGTGGCAGGTAGGCGCCGTTTGACGTTTCGCCACGGGAATGGTCTTGGAATCCTACTCTTTGGTGTGTTAGTGGGCGGTGTTGGTAAAATCCCAAAGGGTGTGCTTGGTGACTCGCTTGGtggtgaggggaggggggtcctGAGTTGGGCATCGGTCTCTTTACTCCTACCCTTTCCACTCTCCTTGGCTTCTTGGATCCAATCTAACCATTGCGTCAGTGCTGTGTTGTAGAGGCGTACTTTTACCTCCAATGgtaatgttttgttgtttagGATCCTCTGTATATCTTTGTCCAGCCGTGCCACAATCTGCAGCTGTGGTGCCATGGCAACCTTCTCTTTGGTTACCAGTAGGTTTGCCATATGCTCAGGTACCAATGCCATACGGTAGGCTCCCCCTTTTTGTGTTGACATGGTGACTATCTTGGGTAGACTGGGTGGTATGGTTACCCCTTGgccttatttatatttttccgATGAGTTTCTGGACCAGGGGTACCCCTGCGGTACCTCCTAGGGCTCCTAGTAGGAGTGGGATAGCCCATCCCCCACGTTGGCTTACGAGCATTTTTTTCCTCTCCCTTGCTGGTAGTCTCTTGTTTGCTAGGGTACGTAGCCTGTGTTTGTGGACGCTTAGTTTGCTCCGTTGTACTTTGCTGAGGGGGACGTTGCCTCTTAGCAGGTTGTGGGCAATCTCGCCCAACGCGTTTACTTGCTCACCAGAGGCTTTTTTTAGGAGGTATTGTCTTGTTCTACCTTTGCTGATAGAAAGGTTGTTCAGGAACTTAGCGTTCCTCTTCAACCGGCGTGACATGGTGAAATGGTACCGATGGAGTACCTCCCCTTTTTTTATAGGGCTGCTACAGCCATGCAGGGTCAACCCTATCCAATTCACGTCCTGTCGCCCAGAGTTTCCGGTAACGCCCACCATGCTGTACCGTTTTACCAGTGTACACTCCCCTACGTGTATGTCTTCCCCTTCTGACGCGTGTGACACGTTTGGTGCGTCTTCTCGCAAAGCGTCCGCTCTTTCTCAATACCATGGTCGAGTGATTGGGGTCATTTATCGGTGAGGGCTTTTACAGTATCGTAAATAGCACCGATGTAATCTTTGGGTCCACGTTGCGTACCCCTACCACGCTgcgtacccctacccctctgtCTGTAGCGATGGGGTCTACCCCTTTTCTTACACACtgtcctcctcctcctcaacCTAGTACGTTGGGTCCTTCTCACGCGGCGTCCCATAGCGgagtggtgtagtggtgttCGTCGTTCGCTATTTATCCTAAAGCGCTTTCCATTGGCTTAGTGGTATCCCAAGGAGGTGCAATTCTTTCCTACCCCTACCACGCTgcgtacccctacccctctgtCTGTAGCGACGGGGTCTGCCCCTTCTCTTACACACTCTCCCCCTCAACCTAGTACAACGGTTCTTGCTCACACGACGTCTCATAGTGGAATGGTGTTGTGGTGTTTGTCACTTGTTATTTACGAGTTTTTTTCATACCCAAACGGATCTCCATGGTGGATTATTTGCAGCACTGTCAACTCCACCAACACCGCCACCAACTTGTTGGTTGTCTACACGTTGGGTGGTGACGCACTTTGTTTTGGTGACATTGGTCCCATCTGCGCGACGTCTCTTTTGGGTGACGCACtttcttgttgttgtggtCGCTCTTCCACCTCTCCCTCTTCCACCCCTCCTCCTCCCTCCTCTACCGCCACTACCGCCACTGCCACCACTACCTCCACTCCCACCTCCAcctcccccactccccccaGCCCTGCGCCTTGACCCCCTACGAGAGGTACTCCTGGAGGGTGTGGAGGGTGTACGGATCGTGGAACCATGTGACCCTAGTGGTCTTATCGCCGAGAATGTGGTAGGTGACCCATAGCTCCCAGGCGAGCGTAACTGGCTTTGGTCTACCGTCGTATTGGCAATTGCAGTTGCTTCGGGGCTGGGTAGTGGGTTTGCTCTCCCCCAACCCAGGAATCGTTGGAGAAGACCTCCCTGTGGCGGTGATTTCTTCTTATGATGAGCGCGCCCTGCGGCACTGGACGCCCGTTTTGGTGTCTTTACTTTCTTTTGCCGCTTTCTGCCAGGCTCACTGTATACTCTCTCGGGGGAAAGCGCTAGTGACGCATCCGATAGGCCTGAATAACCAGCCCAAGTGGGGGTACCCTCCAGGGGGAGAGTCGATTGTGGTAGATTGGCTGGGGTCGATGATGCTAAGGGGGAGAGTGATGGGAGAGCTGTGTTGAGTGGTGTTGGTAATGGCTGCggatgtggtgatgatgatgat is a window from the Nematostella vectensis chromosome 9, jaNemVect1.1, whole genome shotgun sequence genome containing:
- the LOC116603642 gene encoding uncharacterized protein LOC116603642 isoform X1; this encodes MARASHLEPPTKKLCELAKDIYNSERLACIICQDDRETSNTSLTLLSRLPCCGQSCHQQCFWKWIHTHRTERITCPHCRYVFPDTTRGVVLWVDSNFKPMYDDHPAEQIIVEEKTKIQPAFDRFKQFMALYPAHYRSRFFIGVLCRRCDPIAQKICEKEDRHDFELPLLLPRRSISTFSHQYNNQITKYGEWLWEVDANNEYHWLREDITPPPPPEGHDKRAQYESDRVAFMENVDTSLFHPQSYVHAFKDSYAAWALDLPTGKWVWETYDATFVVPPPPYSHFLWERYAHDPIGWRSRDHPWSRDYTEQNDGSNSDETEDENEDNSPEDEDEDNSLLHSLLNPPTTWAERHGEDEDEDDEGVLLANQPANPQHSRRSQRYRARQIALALMQVRADYQNNNNNNNNNNNNNNNNNNETEEVDREAATRTPSPNEQQVASDVRNSEQVVYNLRRGRTIRPFPTNQQRTRQLRRQPSPTRVRTPTAQSTEETSRNLAQLSLLQRRGHPPLPRLRLRLTPPQPSPPQPSRITPPPSDQQGPEVQSQMEAGNVRYIMERMSVNHPTSRSSFVDPRIYEQVRAHIDAVVQRHVNSIESPAQIAHLPTEEEIEEFQRFSLGLIMDTYYE
- the LOC116603642 gene encoding uncharacterized protein LOC116603642 isoform X2, coding for MARASHLEPPTKKLCELAKDIYNSERLACIICQDDRETSNTSLTLLSRLPCCGQSCHQQCFWKWIHTHRTERITCPHCRYVFPDTTRGVVLWVDSNFKPMYDDHPAEQIIVEEKTKIQPAFDRFKQFMALYPAHYRSRFFIGVLCRRCDPIAQKICEKEDRHDFELPLLLPRRSISTFSHQYNNQITKYGEWLWEVDANNEYHWLREDITPPPPPEGHDKRAQYESDRVAFMENVDTSLFHPQSYVHAFKDSYAAWALDLPTGKWVWETYDATFVVPPPPYSHFLWERYAHDPIGWRSRDHPWSRDYTEQNDGSNSDETEDENEDNSPEDEDEDNSLLHSLLNPPTTWAERHGEDEDEDDEGVLLANQPANPQHSRRSQRYRARQIALALMQVRADYQNNNNNNNNNNNNNNNNNNETEEVDREAATRTPSPNEQQVASDVRNSEQVVYNLRRGRTIRPFPTNQQRTRQLRRQPSPTRVRTPTAQSTEETSRNLAQLSLLQRRGHPPLPRLRLRLTPPQPSPPQPSRITPPPSDQQGPETQESTNRSEPT